A genomic window from Triplophysa dalaica isolate WHDGS20190420 chromosome 24, ASM1584641v1, whole genome shotgun sequence includes:
- the LOC130414401 gene encoding histone H2B — MPEPAKSAPKKGSKKAVVKTAVKGGKKRRKSRKESYAIYVYKVLKQVHPDTGISSKAMGIMNSFVNDIFERIAGESSRLAHYNKRSTITSREIQTAVRLLLPGELAKHAVSEGTKAVTKYTSSK; from the coding sequence ATGCCTGAACCAGCGAAGTCAGCGCCCAAGAAGGGCTCAAAGAAAGCCGTCGTTAAGACCGCCGTAAAGGGAGGAAAGAAGCGCAGAAAGTCCAGGAAGGAGAGCTACGCTATCTACGTGTACAAAGTCCTGAAGCAGGTTCATCCCGACACCGGCATTTCTTCTAAGGCCATGGGCATCATGAACTCTTTCGTCAACGACATCTTTGAGCGCATCGCCGGTGAGTCTTCTCGTCTCGCTCACTACAACAAGCGCTCCACCATCACATCCAGAGAGATCCAGACCGCCGTTCGTCTATTGTTGCCCGGTGAGCTGGCCAAGCACGCCGTGTCTGAGGGAACTAAGGCCGTCACAAAGTACACCAGCTCCAAGTAA
- the LOC130413946 gene encoding histone H2A-like, which yields MSGRGKTGGKSRAKAKTRSSRAGLQFPVGRVHRLLRKGNYAQRVGAGAPVYLAAVLEYLTAEILELAGNAARDNKKSRIIPRHLQLAVRNDEELNRLLGGVTIAQGGVLPNIQAVLLPKKTDKPAKAK from the coding sequence ATGAGTGGAAGAGGTAAAACCGGCGGCAAATCAAGAGCGAAGGCCAAGACTCGGTCATCCAGAGCGGGTCTTCAGTTTCCCGTTGGCCGTGTTCACAGGCTTCTTCGCAAGGGTAACTACGCTCAACGCGTCGGTGCCGGAGCTCCAGTGTACCTCGCCGCTGTTCTCGAATATCTCACCGCTGAGATCCTGGAGTTGGCTGGAAACGCCGCTCGGGACAACAAGAAGAGTCGAATCATTCCCCGCCATCTGCAGCTGGCCGTGCGTAACGACGAGGAGTTGAACAGACTTCTAGGTGGTGTGACCATCGCTCAAGGTGGTGTGTTGCCCAACATCCAGGCGGTTTTGCTGCCCAAGAAGACCGACAAACCCGCTAAGGCCAAGTAA